A region of Salarchaeum japonicum DNA encodes the following proteins:
- a CDS encoding cupredoxin domain-containing protein: MSRKSHDRRTVLRLTTAIFATLSTAGCLNGQSSSIQTVTMPGDLTFEPKTATIETGETVRWTNESDIEHTVTAYEDEIPDEATYFASGGFESERAARNRVTEGLIAPGENYEHTFEEPGTYGYFCIPHEGSGMVGTVRVK; this comes from the coding sequence ATGTCACGCAAATCCCACGATCGGCGAACAGTGTTGCGGCTCACCACTGCGATCTTCGCGACTCTCAGCACTGCCGGGTGTCTAAACGGGCAGTCATCGTCGATCCAAACCGTCACGATGCCCGGCGACCTCACGTTCGAGCCGAAGACTGCGACGATCGAAACGGGGGAGACGGTAAGGTGGACGAACGAGAGCGACATCGAACACACGGTCACAGCGTATGAAGACGAGATTCCAGACGAGGCCACGTACTTCGCAAGCGGTGGGTTCGAGTCAGAACGCGCAGCGAGGAACCGTGTCACCGAGGGGCTCATCGCTCCGGGTGAGAACTACGAGCACACGTTCGAGGAACCAGGCACGTACGGGTACTTTTGTATCCCACACGAGGGATCCGGAATGGTCGGGACAGTTCGAGTAAAGTAA
- a CDS encoding winged helix-turn-helix transcriptional regulator, which produces MTHQRDRIHEYIATHPGEHFNGLTRRLGLAPGQVQYHLKELQTQGRIVELSLYGRTHYYTPEYDAWERGAIAVLRRETARDILFYVLEQGPSRPNAVTESLGIARGTLEWHLNHLAEQNLIEKHRDTNNHVTLVAAEPTETAHLLEEITPSLSDRMIDRFTRLVDNLLAEES; this is translated from the coding sequence ATGACACACCAACGTGACCGGATTCACGAGTATATTGCCACCCACCCTGGAGAACACTTCAACGGACTCACGCGGAGACTCGGCCTCGCACCAGGACAGGTACAGTACCATCTCAAAGAACTCCAGACGCAGGGAAGAATAGTCGAACTGTCTCTCTATGGCCGGACCCACTATTACACACCGGAATATGATGCGTGGGAACGGGGAGCAATCGCTGTCCTTCGCCGGGAAACAGCACGCGACATTTTATTCTATGTTCTCGAACAGGGGCCATCCAGACCGAACGCTGTCACAGAGTCCCTCGGGATTGCACGGGGAACCCTCGAGTGGCACTTGAATCATTTGGCAGAGCAGAATCTAATCGAGAAACATCGAGATACCAATAATCACGTGACACTGGTCGCAGCCGAGCCGACTGAGACCGCTCATCTCCTCGAAGAGATTACACCCTCGCTGTCCGATCGGATGATTGACCGGTTCACTCGCCTCGTCGATAACCTACTGGCTGAGGAATCATAA
- a CDS encoding methyltransferase family protein has product MSSLSDRALLTAVVADVTLILGYTISAVLPDRRVWPIGDSSWRWWFNWSALSVVFAGFPMLAALDRNSFISTERRNKLAGSGIAALGMGFALSALFELGWMESSGREGELRTDGIYQYTRNPQSVGFITFIVGAIIAVNSRKLAVHGILTILVYALFPFAEEPWLQEQYGQEYNEYRKRTPRFIGRDLVKKLITR; this is encoded by the coding sequence ATGTCATCGTTGTCAGATCGCGCGCTGCTGACGGCAGTTGTCGCGGATGTCACGCTGATTCTCGGGTACACCATCAGTGCGGTTCTTCCTGACCGTCGAGTATGGCCCATCGGCGACAGCTCGTGGCGGTGGTGGTTCAACTGGTCCGCGCTCTCCGTGGTGTTCGCTGGATTTCCCATGCTGGCCGCGCTTGATCGGAACTCATTCATTTCCACCGAACGCAGGAACAAACTCGCAGGTAGCGGTATCGCCGCACTCGGGATGGGATTTGCCCTCTCCGCCCTCTTCGAACTCGGGTGGATGGAAAGCAGTGGAAGAGAAGGGGAACTTCGGACGGACGGTATCTACCAGTATACGCGTAACCCACAGAGCGTGGGATTCATTACGTTCATCGTCGGCGCGATCATCGCAGTGAACTCCCGGAAACTGGCTGTACACGGCATCTTGACCATCCTCGTGTACGCACTATTCCCGTTTGCCGAGGAACCGTGGCTGCAAGAGCAGTATGGCCAGGAATACAATGAATACCGCAAGCGGACTCCCCGATTTATCGGGCGGGACTTGGTGAAGAAACTCATCACCAGATAG
- a CDS encoding DUF7471 family protein has product MAGFVPLHSGFIDPWSLPLLAVITIAAAGTAVLLGLAIGAFVQRQSRPYLLVVAALAALFGRSTVAGITIVGLFSQAEHHLLEHGLDVILVALVIAAVYHSRTISNKTEFDT; this is encoded by the coding sequence ATGGCAGGATTTGTCCCACTTCATAGTGGGTTCATCGATCCGTGGTCCCTTCCGTTGCTCGCGGTGATCACCATCGCGGCTGCGGGTACAGCGGTACTTCTGGGACTTGCGATCGGCGCGTTCGTTCAGCGCCAATCCCGTCCATATCTGTTAGTCGTCGCTGCGCTAGCTGCCCTTTTTGGACGCTCTACAGTTGCGGGGATCACCATCGTAGGCCTGTTTTCACAAGCCGAGCATCACCTTCTCGAACACGGACTTGATGTCATTCTTGTCGCGCTCGTCATTGCTGCAGTCTATCACTCCCGGACCATTTCGAACAAAACCGAATTCGATACATGA